A window of the Henningerozyma blattae CBS 6284 chromosome 10, complete genome genome harbors these coding sequences:
- the TBLA0J01750 gene encoding uncharacterized protein (similar to Saccharomyces cerevisiae YIL002W-A; ancestral locus Anc_7.141), translating into MTQDSDKKVENKSADISDISSPQNFAQAWKDIQKGELQADELERKLDLIESQMDEFLKQLDSMNPSAGISDSTPSTEQK; encoded by the coding sequence ATGACACAGGACAGTGATAAGAAGGTAGAAAACAAAAGTGCTGATATTAGTGATATTTCATCCCCACAAAACTTTGCTCAAGCTTGGAAAGATATACAGAAAGGTGAATTACAAGCCGATGAACTAGAAAGaaaattagatttaataGAAAGTCAAATggatgaatttttaaagcaATTAGATTCTATGAATCCTTCAGCGGGTATTTCAGACTCAACACCTTCTACAGAACAAAAATGA
- the INP51 gene encoding phosphoinositide 5-phosphatase INP51 (similar to Saccharomyces cerevisiae INP51 (YIL002C); ancestral locus Anc_7.142) produces MHLFIGRNPRCIVISSNGYNLMFKRFHRSSRSNVKDSQYLKTPTVVIGSVTDEDLMDANHFIEVKNRILNGLLGLITVDGGIYIVVISGVQKVGFPRWKYQDGQVLPSENIYKILDVDFYSLDVNVFDHLFYELSEINYEKLINEHPCGSLKKLFNDGSFFYSREFDISNSIKNHTWSKNLDYTIDNQDTNYIWNKNLTSEIIQWRNRMNDIEKVTFDLGGFLIFIMRGFCKTTLIETPTSVSSITLISRISIENKPNIFDLKGINDDGKISNFIETEIIVTTERFIFSYTQISCNIPLFWEIVDNQLIGGKRPKLTKSPEHAQVAFDRHFDNLESKYGIVTIVNLIKPRSESQRLLSMSYKTCADAKKIKLINFDCSSDSLLKSSHKLLYFLESDIYEFGAFVYDTNKGIYIGKQTGILRISSFDSLKKVNSIEKLVCQEVLELATKELKDFELTNIFAESYERIWSENYYWLNRTYSKNVKNNIKMKRTYIKLFGSRVKLYDPLNSFLNKNMKNLRNKYTFEKKIKIFAGTFNISGKISQDSIHDWIFPKRFFPITPPSSKSKKSSYATCSNIADIYVIGLEEVIELTPGHMLYTDPYIKQYWEKKILHVLNSNTHGNGKKFVCLWSNQLGGILLMVFMNEDEYIKVKHIEGDVKKTGLGGMASNKGAVAVSFKYSATKFCVIASHLAAGLDNVEQRHIDYKTINKNIRFSRGLRIKDHDAVIWMGDFNYRILMTNDQVRKLIIKKEYNKLLERDQLNQQMIAGATFPYYHEMEIKFPPTYKFDPGTKNYDTSEKLRIPAWTDRILSRGEVLKQLSYGCAEDILFSDHRPVYAIFKARVTVVDEKKKEAISKEVYERIMDKLDRATDEERLEFLNEGISVMNEFEDSDDNTRIDEGGDMTIFDINDPNNNLGNLGNNTNNGNDITSNNNTNSADRIYLQTNQETKKTKRLPPPSSDLKKWWIGGGKQVKVSLNIDAEDYMLNPKRSVNPFVEDDEEPIFIRRVPEDTAENEVDKGREGGDEEQYTQEGRKQED; encoded by the coding sequence atgcatCTGTTTATCGGTAGAAACCCCAGATGTATTGTAATATCTTCCAATGGCTACAATTTGATGTTTAAAAGATTCCATAGAAGTTCTCGGTCTAATGTTAAGGATAGccaatatttgaaaaccCCAACAGTCGTAATAGGTAGTGTCACAGATGAGGATTTGATGGATGCCAATCATTTCATTGAGGTGAAAAATAGAATCTTGAACGGCCTGCTAGGCCTAATCACAGTAGACGGTGGTATTTATATTGTAGTCATTTCTGGTGTGCAGAAAGTCGGTTTTCCTCGATGGAAGTATCAGGATGGCCAGGTATTACCCAGTGAAAATATCTATAAGATTCTAGATGTCGACTTTTATAGTTTGGATGTAAATGTCTTTGATCACCTATTCTATGAACTATCAGAAAtcaattatgaaaaattaattaatgaacACCCATGTGGTtctttgaagaaattatttaatgatggtagttttttttattcaagagaatttgatatttcaaattcaataaaaaaccATACTTGGTCGAAAAATTTAGATTATACAATTGATAATCAAGAtacaaattatatttggaataaaaatttaacaagtgaaattattcaatgGCGAAATAGGATGAATGATATCGAGAAAGTAACTTTTGATCTCGGCggatttttaatatttataatgaGAGGTTTCTGTAAAACAACTTTAATCGAAACACCGACTTCAGTTTCATCAATCACTTTAATATCTAGaatatcaattgaaaataaaccAAACATTTTTGATCTGAAAGGTATCAATGATGATGGGAAgatatcaaattttattgagACAGAAATTATTGTAACAACAGAAAGATTTATCTTTTCTTATACTCAAATATCATGTAATATACCATTATTTTGGGAAATTGTGGATAATCAACTCATTGGTGGCAAAAGACcaaaattaacaaaaagTCCCGAACACGCTCAAGTAGCTTTTGATAGACATTTTGATAATCTAGAATCAAAATACGGTATCGTAACAATTGTTAATCTAATCAAACCAAGAAGTGAATCCCAACGTTTATTGTCAATGTCATATAAGACATGTGCAGATGCAAAGAAAATTAAGcttataaattttgattGTAGTTCAGATTCACTTTTGAAAAGTTCCCACAAgttgttatattttttagaatcGGATATTTATGAATTTGGTGCATTCGTATATGATACAAATAAGGGAATTTACATAGGGAAGCAGACAGGCATTTTAAGAATTAGTTCTTTTgattctttgaaaaaagttaataGTATCGAAAAATTGGTTTGCCAAGAAGTGCTAGAATTAGCAACAAAAGAACTAAAAGATTTTGAATTGACAAATATCTTTGCTGAATCATATGAAAGGATTTGGTctgaaaattattattggctAAATAGAACATATTctaaaaatgttaaaaataatataaaaatgaaaagaacttatatcaaattatttggGTCAAGAGTAAAATTATATGATCCATTAAATTcattcttaaataaaaatatgaaaaatttacgaaataaatatacttttgaaaagaaaataaaaatttttgcAGGCACTTTTAACATCAGTGGTAAAATTTCACAAGATAGCATCCATGATTGGATATTTCCTAAAAGATTCTTCCCAATCACTCCACCAAGCTCTAAATCAAAGAAAAGTTCCTACGCAACCTGTAGCAATATTGCAGATATTTATGTCATTGGTCTTGAAGAAGTAATTGAACTAACCCCTGGTCATATGCTATATACTGATCCTTACATTAAACAATATTGGGAAAAGAAGATTTTACATGttttaaatagtaatacCCATGGTAATGGTAAGAAATTTGTTTGTCTTTGGAGCAATCAACTAGGTGGCATTCTATTAATGGTATTTATGAACGAAgatgaatatattaaagTAAAACATATAGAAGGTGATGTAAAAAAGACAGGGTTAGGAGGTATGGCTTCTAATAAGGGTGCTGTTGCTGTGagctttaaatattcagcAACAAAGTTCTGTGTTATTGCCTCTCATTTAGCAGCGGGGCTAGATAATGTGGAACAAAGACATATCGATTATAAAACgatcaataaaaatattcgaTTTTCGAGGGGTCTAAGAATTAAAGATCACGATGCTGTAATATGGATGGGTGATTTTAATTATCGTATATTAATGACAAATGATCAGGTACGTAAGCTAATCATCAAAAAAGagtataataaattattggaaCGTGATCAATTGAATCAACAAATGATTGCAGGTGCTACTTTTCCATATTATCATGAAAtggaaattaaatttcCACCTACTTACAAATTTGATCCTGGCACCAAAAATTATGATACAAGTGAAAAATTGAGAATCCCGGCATGGACTGATCGTATTTTATCAAGAGGTGAAGTATTAAAACAACTAAGCTATGGCTGTGCTGAagatattcttttttctgATCACAGGCCGGTATATGCAATATTTAAGGCAAGAGTTACAGTTGTCGAtgagaagaaaaaagaagcTATTTCAAAAGAGGTATATGAGCGTATTATGGATAAGCTAGATAGAGCTACCGACGAAGAAAGATTAGAATTTCTAAATGAAGGTATATCAGTCATgaatgaatttgaagataGCGATGATAATACAAGAATAGATGAAGGCGGTGATATGACAATATTTGACATTAATGACCCAAATAATAACCTTGGTAATCTAGGtaacaatactaataatggtaatgatattactagcaataataatacaaacaGTGCTGATCGGATATATTTACAGACTAATCAAGAAACCAAGAAGACGAAGCGTCTACCGCCGCCTAGCTCTGATTTAAAGAAATGGTGGATTGGTGGAGGAAAACAAGTTAAAGTCAGTTTAAATATTGACGCTGAAGATTATATGCTAAATCCAAAAAGGAGCGTAAATCCTTTTGtggaagatgatgaagaaccGATATTTATAAGGCGTGTTCCAGAAGATACCGCAGAAAATGAAGTTGATAAAGGACGGGAAGGTGGGGATGAAGAGCAATATACCCAAGAAGGAAGAAAGCAAGAAGATTAG
- the TBLA0J01770 gene encoding uncharacterized protein (similar to Saccharomyces cerevisiae YIL001W; ancestral locus Anc_7.143), whose protein sequence is MNQKFEDLCYACRVGDLEDAQRLITAGVNPNAVDSFDNTPLFLASLCGHESVVRLLLRSGASCDRDRYEGARCIYGALTDSIRDLLIQHDVSKAVDLAQPFATHLSSLFRDPFVATDDLTVTGHESVSAGKEFSCFKLHRFLLSARSQKLKSLLANEWSALESVPFPIYMVSDKILIIILKYFYLIPVLHEIGTNLYDDVIQIANWLNLSLLSASLDKLKHLARPDERANLIVEFQVKFNDMAREDLRLFVNDKIILNSVLLPSTGMEQHVLRKVVSDFKTKGIYPDIYILITNKLGEQRLYPCHLSILLRSDYFKLMFENGFQEFQYYYYDNSLSYKDNRNYCPIISLPPCDFSVFDIILRYFYYDEVDILWNHSIDVLILADYLQDNRLKSMATVCITKSKEILDNYSILDLLLISWAVKMERLEHFCAKYLAMNLSNFIKLQEFKDAILLSSKRISSRQETDTIELVDDIKYYLLEKYSLELEDVDYFNELDLDFQKSSGFLDYKNDIRLLEDLLTSLNLFSER, encoded by the coding sequence ATGAATCAGAAGTTTGAGGATCTTTGTTATGCGTGTCGTGTTGGTGATTTAGAGGACGCCCAGAGGCTAATAACAGCGGGTGTAAACCCTAATGCAGTAGATTCTTTCGATAATACACCTTTATTTCTTGCCAGTCTATGTGGGCATGAGTCTGTGGTCAGACTCTTATTGAGGAGTGGTGCATCATGTGATAGAGATAGATATGAAGGTGCTAGGTGTATATATGGAGCTCTAACAGATTCTATTAGGGATCTGTTGATACAACATGATGTTTCTAAAGCAGTAGATTTAGCACAGCCTTTCGCCACTCATCTGTCATCTCTATTCAGAGATCCATTCGTTGCCACTGATGATTTAACTGTAACTGGACATGAATCAGTCAGTGCAGGAAAAgaattttcttgttttaaaCTCCATAGATTTCTTTTGTCTGCAAGAAGTCAGAAACTGAAAAGTCTATTGGCAAATGAATGGTCTGCGTTAGAATCTGTACCATTCCCCATATATATGGTATctgataaaatattgattatcatattgaaatatttttatttaataccGGTGTTACACGAAATTGGTACTAATTTATATGATGATGTTATCCAGATTGCTAATTGGCTAAATCTGTCACTTTTATCTGCTAGCCTTGATAAATTGAAACATTTAGCTAGACCTGATGAAAGAGCAAATCTAATTGTTGAATTTCAggttaaatttaatgatatgGCAAGAGAAGATTTGAGACTATTTGTGAATgacaaaattattttaaattcgGTGTTGCTACCATCCACTGGAATGGAACAACATGTACTTCGAAAGGTTGTTTCTGATTTTAAAACTAAAGGAATTTATCCAGatatctatatattaattacaaataaattaggAGAGCAAAGACTCTACCCATGtcatttatcaatattattacgatctgattattttaaattaatgtTCGAAAATGGTTTTCAAGAATTtcagtattattattatgacaATAGTTTGTCTTATAAAGATAATAGAAATTATTGTCCAATTATTTCACTACCCCCTTGCGATTTCTCTGTATTTGATATTATATtgagatatttttattatgatGAAGTTGATATTCTATGGAACCACTCAATAGATGTTTTAATACTAGCCGattatttacaagataACAGATTGAAATCAATGGCTACGGTTTGTATCACGaaatcaaaagaaatattagataattaTTCTATATTGGACCTCCTACTCATTTCTTGGGCTGTAAAGATGGAAAGATTGGAACATTTTTGTGCGAAATATTTAGCAATGAATCTTTCAAACTTTATAAAGCTGCAAGAGTTTAAAGATGCGATACTACTAAGTTCTAAACGAATTTCAAGTAGGCAGGAAACTGATACTATTGAATTGgttgatgatattaaatactATCTGTTGGAGAAGTATTCTCttgaattagaagatgTAGATTATTTCAACGAATTAGATTtagattttcaaaaatctTCTGGTTTCTTAgattataaaaatgatattagaCTATtggaagatttattaacttCCTTGAATTTATTCTCTGAACGTTGA
- the IRC22 gene encoding Irc22p (similar to Saccharomyces cerevisiae YEL001C; ancestral locus Anc_7.144), producing MKFAKFAAFALLNSFLVFAQEDVEINKDIDVDSSLPAEEVEAVEKPKYINLNVTYNVREKPDESVYSFLDFYNGDVMHLDYEVVSNEDELLTITGVQGQLLSYPDGNLAANISAGKIGPFELNLNDTAEFNQLVQLRLEEGRYYLAPSLLVVKNQEVMRVGTRPTLINVEAPPMSIFNPQFLSILITISALFGGAYYYVCYIKTPSKATKKQAAKTAKNLKGAATVDKSWLPDTYTSKK from the coding sequence atgaaatttGCTAAGTTTGCAGCATTTGCTTTATTAAACtcttttttggtttttgCTCAAGAAGATGTTGAAATTAACAAAGACATTGACGTTGATTCTTCATTACCAGCCGAAGAAGTGGAAGCTGTTGAAAAACCAAAATATATCAACTTAAATGTCACCTATAACGTCCGTGAAAAGCCAGATGAAAGTGTATACTCTTTCTTGGACTTCTACAACGGTGACGTCATGCACTTGGACTATGAAGTAGTAagtaatgaagatgaaCTTTTGACTATTACAGGTGTTCAAGGCCAACTTTTATCTTACCCAGATGGTAACTTAGCTGCTAACATATCTGCTGGTAAAATTGGGCCATTTGagttaaatttaaatgatacaGCCGAATTCAATCAATTAGTTCAATTAAGATTAGAAGAAGGCCGTTACTATTTGGCACCAAGTCTATTGGTTGTTAAGAATCAAGAAGTTATGAGAGTTGGCACAAGACCAACCTTAATTAACGTCGAAGCTCCTCCGATGTCAATTTTCAACCCTCAATTCTTATCCATCCTAATTACTATTTCTGCTTTATTTGGAGGTGCTTATTACTATGTTTGCTATATCAAGACACCAAGCAAAGCAACAAAGAAACAAGCTGCAAAAACTgcaaaaaatttgaaaggTGCGGCAACAGTTGATAAAAGTTGGTTACCAGATACCTACACttctaaaaaataa
- the TBLA0J01790 gene encoding SRP1/TIP1 family protein has translation MSFTKYAIILAAVASYVAAQDKAEVIEFNAILTDVVNNLNDYMSIAENQEGFVLPDGVLDVYTQMTTYTDDSYTTLFSILDFSEIDSVMAGLPWYSTRLAPAIASAYSSAGITNSIYNYGAGAAAVSGTTNTQSSTSASASTTSRAIASNGTNSTNPSNVSVDPSAIASLKSAASSAESSATSATSSSSSIASNSSTSSKNGAMKFELGVGAALAGAAALLL, from the coding sequence ATGTCTTTCACTAAATACGCTATCATTTTGGCTGCTGTTGCCTCTTATGTCGCTGCTCAAGATAAAGCTGAAGTTATTGAATTCAACGCCATCTTAACTGATGTTGTCAACAATTTAAACGATTATATGTCTATTGCTGAAAACCAAGAAGGTTTCGTTTTACCAGACGGTGTCTTAGATGTCTACACTCAAATGACCACTTACACTGATGACAGTTACACAACCTTATTCTCTATCTTAGATTTCAGTGAAATTGACTCTGTTATGGCTGGTTTACCATGGTATTCTACCAGATTAGCTCCAGCTATTGCTAGTGCTTATTCTAGTGCCGGTATCACTAACTCCATCTACAACTATGGTGCTGGTGCCGCTGCCGTTTCTGGTACCACTAACACTCAATCTTCTACCtctgcttctgcttctACTACTTCAAGAGCTATTGCTTCTAATGGTACTAACTCTACCAATCCAAGTAATGTTTCTGTTGATCCATCCGCCATTGCATCTTTAAAGAGTGCTGCTTCTTCTGCTGAATCTTCCGCTACCTCTGCTACCTCTTCCTCAAGCTCAATTGCTTCTAACTCTTCTACTTCTAGCAAAAATGGTGCCATGAAATTCGAATTAGGTGTTGGTGCTGCTTTAGCTGGTGCCGCtgctttattattatga
- the TBLA0J01800 gene encoding SRP1/TIP1 family protein produces the protein MSFAKIAAIIAAAAAIAKADREAAMISMEVYMNDIGSHMKDYLSMEKAHPEQSIPPGVLSAYAAKLTDKTDSYTSFFADIGDEQIHYMITGVPWYSTRLAPAISQALEAAGLGEAAPATSSPRLLKPLLPRLLKPLLPRLLKPLLPRLLKPLLPRLLKPLPPRLLKPLLPRLKNLPRPLKPLPRLNLLLLLQMLRPPKLLLMLSLKSLMVKFKLPLNNKLKTVLLELLPV, from the coding sequence ATGTCTTTCGCTAAAATTGCCGCCATTATTGCCGCCGCCGCCGCTATTGCCAAGGCTGATAGAGAAGCCGCCATGATTTCCATGGAAGTCTACATGAACGATATTGGTTCTCATATGAAAGACTACCTTTCTATGGAAAAGGCTCACCCAGAACAATCTATTCCACCTGGTGTTTTGTCTGCTTACGCTGCTAAGTTAACTGACAAGACTGACTCTTACACCAGTTTCTTTGCTGACATTGGTGATGAACAAATTCACTACATGATCACTGGTGTTCCATGGTACTCTACCAGATTAGCTCCAGCTATCTCTCAAGCTTTAGAAGCTGCTGGTTTAGGTGAAGCTGCTCCAGCTACCTCTTCTCCAAGGCTGTTGAAACCACTTCTTCCAAGGCTGTTGAAACCACTTCTTCCAAGGCTGTTGAAACCTCTTCTTCCAAGGCTGCTGAAACCTCTTCTTCCAAGGCTGCTGAAACCTCTTCCTCCAAGGCTGCTGAAACCACTTCTTCCAAGACTGAAGAATCTTCCAAGACCACTGAAGCCACTACCAAGGTTGAATCTACTACTGCTACTCCAGATGCTAAGACCACCCAAACTACTGTTGATGCTATCTCTCAAATCACTGATGGTCAAATTCAAGCTACCGTTGAACAACAAACTGAAAACGGTGCTGTTAGAGCTGCTGCCGGTTTAG
- the TBLA0J01810 gene encoding SRP1/TIP1 family protein (similar to Saccharomyces cerevisiae TIR1 (YER011W); ancestral locus Anc_7.161): protein MSATKYTKKAAVMAAIAAIANAKASQRDVDEMNLIMADVNENLVEYANLLGKIEIPDALFDIYGAMDAATDDSWTTMYDNLDMAQITAMLTALPWYSSRLEQPLYSITHIPSSTSTSTSTSTTSTSTSTSTSTSTSAAASSASAVESTAVTSTSIASSAAASSASAVESTTVTSTSIASSAAASSDSAVESTTVTSTSIASSAAASSGSAVESTTVTSVVESSVAPETATSIAPINNSTTVVISSVAPETTTSIAPETTTSVAPINNTTTTSQFANTTSYTTQLSTVYETVTSCEDGCSGPNPEYTTYVTAVDTITGTTTYCPESELTTYTSDVSTVDKTITSCEGDCTNTAPTASKDETTYITQISTLKTTVTTKMNTVSPTIKVQESSSATVTVEQQTQNGANRFAIGMGAGVAAAIAMLL from the coding sequence atgtcTGCTACTAAATACACCAAAAAAGCCGCTGTTATGGCTGCTATTGCTGCTATTGCCAATGCCAAGGCTAGTCAAAGAGATGTCGATGAAATGAACTTAATTATGGCTGATGTTAACGAAAATTTGGTTGAATATGCCAATTTATTAGGTAAAATCGAAATTCCTGACGCTTTATTCGATATCTACGGTGCTATGGATGCTGCTACTGATGATTCTTGGACCACCATGTATGATAACTTAGACATGGCCCAAATCACTGCCATGTTAACTGCTTTACCATGGTATTCCTCTAGATTGGAACAACCATTATACAGTATCACTCACATTCCATCTTCTACCTCTACCTCTACTTCTACTTCTACCACCTCTACCTCCACCTCTACCTCTACCTCTACCTCTACCTCAGCTGCTGCTTCTTCTGCTTCTGCTGTTGAATCTACTGCTGTTACCAGTACTTCTATTGCTTCCTCAGCTGCTGCTTCTTCTGCTTCTGCTGTTGAATCTACTACTGTTACCAGTACTTCTATTGCTTCCTCAGCTGCTGCTTCTTCTGATTCTGCTGTTGAATCTACTACTGTTACCAGTACTTCTATTGCTTCCTCAGCTGCTGCTTCTTCTGGTTCTGCTGTTGAATCCACTACTGTTACCTCTGTTGTTGAATCATCTGTTGCCCCAGAAACCGCTACTTCCATTGCTCCAATTAACAACTCTACTACCGTTGTTATTTCTTCTGTTGCTCCAGAAACTACTACCTCTATTGCTCCAGAAACTACTACCTCTGTTGCTCCAATCAACAATACCACTACTACTTCACAATTTGCTAATACCACCTCTTATACTACTCAATTGTCTACTGTTTACGAAACTGTTACTTCTTGTGAAGATGGCTGCAGCGGTCCAAACCCTGAATACACCACCTATGTCACTGCCGTAGACACTATCACTGGTACTACCACTTACTGTCCAGAATCTGAATTAACTACATACACTTCCGATGTTTCTACAGTTGACAAGACTATTACCTCTTGTGAAGGTGACTGTACCAACACTGCTCCTACTGCTTCAAAGGATGAAACTACCTACATTACTCAAATTTCTACTTTGAAGACTACTGTTACTACCAAGATGAACACTGTTTCTCCAACAATCAAGGTCCAAGAATCTAGCTCTGCTACCGTTACTGTTGAACAACAAACCCAAAATGGTGCTAACAGATTTGCTATCGGTATGGGTGCCGGTGTCGCCGCTGCCATTGCTATGTTATTATaa